The Aureimonas mangrovi genome includes a region encoding these proteins:
- a CDS encoding urease accessory protein UreE: protein MNSAETIVERGGHEGAFTDTITLDEDQRHRRRMAMVSDGGIAFLLNLAEARLLREGDGIILDDGRVIEVKAKPEPLYEVRGRDPVHLLELAWHLGNRHLQAAISADRILIRQDRVIREMVEGLGGRVSEVEAAFDPAGGAYAGHGHHHEHEHGAPHSHA, encoded by the coding sequence ATGAACAGCGCCGAAACCATCGTCGAGCGGGGCGGCCACGAGGGTGCCTTCACGGACACGATCACGCTCGACGAGGACCAGCGCCACCGCAGGCGCATGGCCATGGTCTCGGATGGCGGGATCGCCTTTCTCCTGAATCTCGCCGAGGCGCGCCTCTTGCGCGAAGGAGACGGCATCATCCTCGACGACGGCCGCGTCATCGAGGTGAAGGCCAAGCCCGAACCGCTCTACGAGGTGCGCGGCCGCGACCCGGTGCATCTTCTCGAACTCGCCTGGCATCTCGGCAACCGGCACCTGCAGGCCGCGATCTCGGCCGACCGCATCCTCATCCGGCAGGACCGGGTGATCCGCGAGATGGTGGAGGGGCTCGGCGGGCGCGTCAGCGAGGTGGAGGCCGCGTTCGATCCCGCCGGCGGCGCCTATGCCGGGCACGGCCATCACCACGAGCATGAGCACGGGGCACCCCATTCCCACGCCTGA
- the ureC gene encoding urease subunit alpha, with translation MPARIARSTYAAMYGPTVGDRVRLADTELFIEVEKDFTTYGEEVKFGGGKVIRDGMGQSQRSRAEGAVDTVITNALIVDHTGIYKADVGLKDGRIHAIGKAGNPDTQPGVTIVVGPGTEAIAGEGKILTAGGVDSHIHFICPQQIEEALFSGVTCMIGGGTGPAHGTLATTCTPGPWHMARMLQALDAFPMNFVLSGKGNASQPAALEEMIRGGAGALKLHEDWGTTPAAIDCCLSVADDFDVQVMIHTDTLNESGFVEDTVGAFKGRTIHAFHTEGAGGGHAPDIIKVCGLPNVLPGSTNPTRPYTVNTLEEHLDMLMVCHHLDPSIPEDIAFAESRIRKETIAAEDILHDIGAFSIVASDSQAMGRVGEVIIRTFQTADKMKRQRGRLAQESGDNDNFRVRRYIAKVTINPAIAQGLSKEIGSVEVGKRADLVLWDPAFFGVKPMMVLLGGTIVAAPMGDPNASIPTPQPVHYRPMFGAFGKAVGASGVSFVSKAAIDDGLRGRLGCEKDFLPVENTRGGISKASMLLNDATPQIEVNPETYEVRADGELLTCEPATVLPMAQRYFLF, from the coding sequence ATGCCCGCGCGAATTGCCCGCTCCACCTACGCCGCGATGTACGGACCGACGGTCGGGGACAGGGTCCGCCTTGCCGACACCGAACTCTTCATCGAGGTGGAGAAGGATTTCACCACCTATGGCGAGGAGGTGAAGTTCGGCGGCGGCAAGGTGATCCGCGACGGCATGGGCCAGTCGCAGCGCTCGCGGGCCGAGGGCGCCGTCGACACCGTCATCACCAATGCGCTGATCGTCGACCACACCGGCATCTACAAGGCCGATGTCGGCCTCAAGGACGGCCGCATCCACGCGATCGGCAAGGCCGGCAATCCGGACACGCAGCCGGGCGTGACCATCGTCGTCGGGCCGGGCACCGAGGCGATCGCCGGCGAGGGCAAGATCCTGACGGCCGGCGGCGTCGACAGTCACATCCACTTCATCTGCCCGCAGCAGATCGAGGAAGCCCTCTTCTCGGGCGTCACCTGCATGATCGGCGGCGGCACCGGCCCGGCGCACGGCACGCTCGCCACCACCTGCACGCCGGGGCCGTGGCACATGGCGCGCATGCTGCAGGCGCTGGACGCCTTCCCGATGAACTTCGTCCTGTCCGGCAAGGGTAACGCCTCGCAGCCCGCGGCGCTCGAGGAGATGATCCGGGGCGGCGCCGGCGCGCTCAAGCTGCACGAGGACTGGGGCACGACGCCCGCCGCGATCGACTGCTGCCTGAGCGTTGCGGACGACTTCGACGTACAGGTGATGATCCACACCGACACGCTCAACGAGAGCGGCTTCGTCGAGGACACGGTCGGGGCCTTCAAGGGGCGCACGATCCACGCCTTCCACACCGAGGGCGCCGGCGGCGGTCATGCGCCGGACATCATCAAGGTCTGCGGCCTGCCGAACGTGCTGCCCGGCTCCACCAACCCGACGCGCCCCTACACGGTGAACACGCTGGAGGAGCATCTCGACATGCTCATGGTGTGCCACCACCTCGACCCGTCGATTCCGGAAGACATCGCCTTCGCCGAAAGCCGCATCCGCAAGGAGACGATCGCTGCCGAGGATATCCTGCACGACATCGGAGCCTTCTCGATCGTCGCCTCGGACAGTCAGGCGATGGGCCGCGTCGGCGAGGTCATCATCCGCACCTTCCAGACCGCCGACAAAATGAAGCGCCAGCGCGGGCGCCTTGCGCAGGAGAGCGGCGACAACGACAATTTCCGCGTCCGCCGCTACATCGCCAAGGTCACGATCAACCCGGCAATCGCGCAGGGGCTTTCGAAGGAGATCGGTTCGGTGGAGGTCGGCAAACGCGCCGATCTCGTGCTGTGGGATCCTGCCTTCTTCGGCGTCAAGCCGATGATGGTGCTCCTCGGCGGCACGATCGTCGCCGCGCCGATGGGCGATCCGAACGCCTCGATCCCGACGCCGCAGCCGGTGCATTACAGGCCGATGTTCGGCGCTTTCGGCAAGGCCGTGGGTGCGTCGGGCGTGTCCTTCGTCTCGAAGGCGGCGATCGATGATGGCCTGCGCGGACGCCTCGGCTGCGAGAAGGACTTCCTGCCGGTGGAGAACACGCGCGGCGGCATCTCCAAGGCCTCGATGCTTCTGAATGATGCGACGCCGCAGATCGAGGTCAATCCGGAGACCTACGAGGTGCGTGCCGACGGCGAACTCCTGACCTGCGAGCCCGCCACCGTCCTGCCGATGGCACAGCGCTACTTCCTGTTCTAG
- the ureG gene encoding urease accessory protein UreG: MTKTHGPLRVGIGGPVGSGKTTLVEKLCVAARERWSIGVVTNDIYTVEDAEALVRRQALSADRIVGVETGGCPHTAIREDASINLAAIAQLNARHPDLDLILVESGGDNLAATFSPDLVDLSIYVISVCQGDDIPRKGGPAITRSDLLIVNKTDLAPYVGADLARMERDAEAGRAGRSTVFTDLSRANGLEAVLDFLVACGGLPTLEKAA, translated from the coding sequence ATGACGAAAACGCATGGGCCCCTGCGGGTCGGCATCGGCGGGCCGGTCGGCTCGGGAAAGACGACGCTTGTCGAGAAGCTGTGCGTTGCGGCCCGCGAGCGCTGGTCGATCGGCGTTGTGACCAACGACATCTACACCGTGGAGGACGCCGAGGCGCTGGTGCGCCGCCAGGCGCTCTCGGCCGACCGCATTGTGGGCGTCGAGACCGGTGGCTGCCCCCACACCGCGATCCGCGAGGACGCCTCGATCAATCTCGCCGCCATCGCGCAGCTCAATGCGCGTCACCCCGATCTCGACTTGATCCTGGTGGAGTCCGGAGGCGACAATCTGGCCGCGACCTTCTCGCCCGATCTCGTGGACCTCTCGATCTACGTGATTTCCGTCTGTCAGGGCGACGACATTCCCCGCAAGGGCGGCCCGGCGATCACGCGATCCGACCTCCTGATCGTCAACAAGACCGACCTCGCCCCTTACGTCGGCGCCGACCTGGCGCGCATGGAGCGCGATGCCGAGGCTGGCCGCGCGGGGCGGTCCACCGTCTTCACCGATCTCTCACGCGCGAACGGCCTCGAAGCGGTGCTGGACTTCCTTGTCGCCTGCGGCGGCCTGCCCACGCTGGAGAAGGCCGCCTGA
- a CDS encoding urease subunit gamma, whose translation MQLTPREKDKLLVAMAANVARRRLERGVKLNHPEAIALVTDFVVEGARDGRSVADLMEAGAHVVGRDQVMEGIAEMIHDVQVEATFPDGTKLVTVHEPIR comes from the coding sequence ATGCAGTTGACCCCGCGCGAGAAGGACAAGCTCCTCGTCGCCATGGCCGCGAACGTCGCACGCCGCCGCCTGGAGCGCGGCGTGAAGCTCAATCATCCCGAAGCCATCGCCCTGGTCACGGATTTCGTCGTGGAGGGCGCGCGCGACGGGCGAAGCGTTGCCGACCTGATGGAAGCCGGCGCCCATGTCGTGGGCCGCGACCAGGTGATGGAGGGCATCGCCGAGATGATCCATGACGTCCAGGTGGAGGCGACGTTTCCGGATGGCACCAAGCTCGTCACGGTGCATGAGCCGATCCGCTGA
- the glgB gene encoding 1,4-alpha-glucan branching protein GlgB, whose product MSKLETALGAAHRPNQHEVEEITRGAHGDPFSILGPHTRDGQSFVRVFRPGAETASLIDETGKVLAELEPIGTDGFFSGAVKGEAGRYRFRFSHAQVNWEEDDPYRFAALMTDLDAYLLAEGRHYKLYEKLGAHPVTLDGVAGVAFAVWAPNARRVSVVGDFNAWDGRRHVMRKRHETGIFEIFVPGLKRGETYKYEIIGPRGDVQPLKQDPVGTRQELAPSTASIIDGLVEHEWGDGTFMAKGREWQDANAPISIYEVHLGSWRRGADNAFLTYDEIAAELVPYVKEMGFTHVELLPVSEHPFYGSWGYQPIGLFAPTARYGDPAGFARLVDALHQADIGVILDWVPGHFPTDIHGLGRFDGTALYEHPDPRRGFHKDWNTLIYDYGRTKVKNFLVANGLYWLDRFHVDALRVDAVASMLYLDYSREHGEWEPNIHGGRENLEAIAFLKETNERAGEYYPAASTHAEESTAFPNVSRPTYLGGLGFHFKWNMGWMHDTLHFMQEDPINRKYHLHHMTFGMVYAYSENFVLPLSHDEVVYGKGSILGKMPGDQWQKFANLRAYYGFMWAHPGKKLLFMGGEFGQSAEWNHDQSLDWHLLEYGEHKGAQRLVRDLNTLYRGVPALHELDCDPNGFEWVDTSDAEQSILSFIRKDRHGRPALVVCNFTPNVHRGYRVGVPRGGFWDEAMNTDAEIYGGSNVGNMGGVEAEVIHANGRDHSLSLTIPPLATMVFTPRG is encoded by the coding sequence ATGTCGAAGCTTGAGACGGCGCTCGGCGCCGCCCATCGCCCGAACCAGCACGAGGTCGAGGAGATCACGCGCGGCGCGCATGGCGACCCGTTCTCCATCCTCGGCCCGCATACGCGTGACGGCCAGAGCTTCGTGCGGGTCTTTCGGCCGGGCGCCGAGACGGCCAGCCTGATCGACGAGACCGGCAAGGTTCTTGCCGAACTCGAGCCGATCGGGACGGACGGCTTCTTCTCCGGCGCGGTGAAAGGCGAAGCCGGCCGCTATCGCTTCCGCTTCAGCCATGCGCAGGTGAACTGGGAAGAGGACGACCCCTACCGCTTCGCTGCGCTCATGACTGATCTCGACGCCTATCTCCTTGCCGAGGGGCGGCACTACAAGCTCTACGAGAAGCTCGGCGCTCATCCCGTCACGCTCGATGGCGTCGCCGGCGTCGCCTTCGCGGTGTGGGCGCCGAACGCGCGCCGCGTCTCGGTGGTGGGTGATTTCAATGCCTGGGACGGACGCCGTCACGTGATGCGCAAGCGCCACGAGACGGGCATCTTCGAGATCTTCGTTCCGGGCCTGAAGCGCGGCGAGACCTACAAATACGAGATTATAGGCCCGCGTGGGGACGTACAGCCTCTCAAGCAGGACCCTGTCGGCACACGGCAGGAACTCGCGCCCTCGACCGCCTCCATCATCGACGGCCTTGTCGAGCACGAGTGGGGCGACGGTACCTTCATGGCAAAGGGCCGGGAGTGGCAGGATGCCAACGCCCCGATCTCGATCTATGAGGTGCATCTCGGCTCATGGCGGCGCGGGGCGGACAACGCCTTTCTGACCTATGACGAGATCGCGGCCGAGCTCGTACCCTACGTCAAGGAAATGGGCTTCACGCATGTGGAGCTTCTCCCCGTCTCCGAACATCCCTTCTATGGATCCTGGGGCTACCAGCCGATCGGGCTCTTCGCGCCGACCGCGCGCTACGGCGATCCGGCAGGCTTCGCGCGGCTCGTCGATGCGCTGCATCAGGCCGATATCGGTGTCATCCTCGACTGGGTGCCCGGCCACTTCCCGACCGACATCCACGGGCTCGGCCGCTTTGACGGAACCGCGCTCTACGAACACCCGGACCCACGGCGCGGTTTCCACAAGGACTGGAACACGCTGATCTACGATTACGGGCGCACGAAGGTGAAGAACTTTCTCGTCGCCAACGGCCTTTACTGGCTCGATCGCTTCCATGTCGACGCGCTGCGCGTCGATGCGGTGGCTTCGATGCTCTATCTCGACTATTCGCGCGAGCATGGCGAGTGGGAGCCGAACATCCACGGCGGCCGCGAAAATCTCGAGGCCATCGCCTTCCTCAAGGAGACGAACGAACGGGCCGGGGAATACTACCCGGCCGCCTCGACCCATGCCGAGGAATCGACCGCCTTCCCGAACGTGTCGCGGCCGACCTATCTCGGCGGGCTCGGCTTCCACTTCAAGTGGAACATGGGCTGGATGCACGACACGCTGCACTTCATGCAGGAGGATCCGATCAACCGGAAATACCACCTGCACCACATGACCTTCGGCATGGTCTACGCCTATTCGGAGAACTTCGTCCTGCCGCTGTCCCATGACGAGGTCGTCTACGGAAAGGGCTCGATCCTCGGCAAGATGCCAGGCGACCAGTGGCAGAAATTCGCGAACCTACGGGCCTATTACGGGTTCATGTGGGCCCATCCCGGCAAGAAGCTACTGTTCATGGGCGGCGAATTCGGCCAGAGCGCCGAGTGGAACCACGACCAGTCGCTCGACTGGCATCTTCTGGAGTATGGCGAGCACAAGGGGGCACAACGCCTCGTCCGCGATCTCAACACCCTCTATCGCGGCGTGCCGGCACTGCACGAACTCGACTGCGATCCCAACGGCTTCGAGTGGGTCGACACCTCCGACGCCGAACAGTCGATCCTCTCCTTCATCCGGAAGGACAGGCACGGCCGCCCCGCGCTGGTCGTGTGCAACTTCACGCCCAACGTCCATCGCGGCTACCGCGTCGGCGTGCCACGCGGCGGTTTCTGGGACGAGGCGATGAACACGGACGCCGAGATCTACGGCGGTTCGAATGTCGGCAACATGGGCGGCGTGGAGGCCGAAGTGATTCACGCCAATGGGCGGGACCATTCGCTGTCGCTGACCATCCCGCCTCTCGCGACGATGGTGTTCACGCCGCGCGGGTGA
- a CDS encoding urease accessory protein UreD, translating into MDGATRIDRLHQAGCLKLRFPRLLASPTREAVIVNTAGGLAGGDELDQSFEIAEGAALTVTTQACERVYRSLDVAAEVSTRLRIAPGARLAYLPQETILFDGGRIDRRLDVDAAAGSGFLLCESVILGRTAMGESVCEGLLRDRWRVRIDGRLVFADELRFAGEIARHVAQRASLNGGRAFATILLADLEGTAPLGALRDTLGEGGGASRVGGVVVARLVASDGLGLRRRLVPALSLLAQDALPRLWSS; encoded by the coding sequence GTGGATGGCGCCACGCGGATCGACCGCCTGCATCAGGCGGGGTGCCTCAAACTGCGCTTCCCGAGGCTTCTCGCGAGCCCGACCCGCGAGGCGGTCATCGTCAACACGGCCGGCGGGCTCGCTGGCGGTGACGAGCTCGACCAGTCCTTCGAGATCGCCGAGGGCGCCGCGCTGACGGTGACGACGCAGGCCTGCGAGCGCGTCTATCGCTCACTGGACGTTGCAGCCGAGGTTTCGACGCGGCTGCGCATCGCCCCAGGCGCGCGCCTCGCCTATCTGCCGCAGGAGACGATCCTCTTCGACGGCGGGCGGATCGATCGGCGGCTCGATGTGGACGCCGCCGCCGGCAGCGGCTTCCTCCTCTGCGAAAGCGTCATCCTGGGGCGCACGGCGATGGGCGAGAGCGTGTGCGAGGGGCTCCTGCGCGATCGCTGGCGCGTTCGCATCGACGGACGGCTCGTCTTCGCGGATGAACTGCGCTTCGCAGGCGAGATCGCGCGGCATGTCGCACAGCGAGCTTCGCTGAATGGCGGGCGGGCCTTCGCGACGATCCTGCTTGCAGACCTTGAAGGCACGGCGCCTCTCGGCGCGTTGCGCGACACTCTGGGTGAGGGTGGCGGGGCTAGCCGCGTCGGCGGTGTCGTCGTTGCGCGTCTGGTCGCCTCCGATGGGCTTGGGCTGCGTCGCCGGCTTGTGCCAGCGCTTTCCCTGCTGGCGCAGGATGCGCTTCCGCGTCTATGGTCGTCGTGA
- a CDS encoding tripartite tricarboxylate transporter substrate-binding protein, translated as MSRLLTAAFAATMLQSAGVALAQDAYPNRPITIIVPAAAGGPSDTVARLVAQSMSSTLGQQVLVENQGGAGGSLGSGAAARAEADGYTLLLYHVGVATFAALYPDLPYQPIDAFDSVGLITEVPLTMVARQDLPANDIDQLLTALREDGDTMTFGTAGVGSVSDLCGMLLSNALDTEMVVVPYPGTGPAMTDLLGGQIDLMCDQTTNTAGNIETGAIKGFAVTTRERVPLFPDLPTVAESGIDNFEITAWHALWAPKGTPEDVRQKLSEALVTALHDETVIDRFAQLGTVPVADGQATPDALDTLFRSEVERWTQLIGQFTAPTAQ; from the coding sequence GTGTCGAGACTTTTGACGGCTGCGTTCGCAGCCACGATGTTGCAGTCAGCGGGTGTGGCTCTCGCACAGGACGCCTATCCGAACCGGCCCATCACGATCATCGTGCCTGCGGCGGCGGGCGGCCCCAGTGATACGGTGGCTCGCCTCGTTGCCCAGTCGATGAGCTCGACGCTCGGCCAGCAGGTTCTGGTCGAGAACCAGGGCGGTGCGGGCGGCTCGCTCGGATCAGGCGCCGCTGCGCGCGCCGAAGCCGACGGCTATACCCTGCTCCTTTATCATGTCGGCGTCGCAACCTTCGCCGCTCTTTATCCGGACCTGCCGTACCAGCCGATCGACGCGTTCGATTCGGTCGGCCTGATCACCGAGGTCCCGCTGACGATGGTCGCTCGTCAGGATCTCCCCGCGAACGACATCGATCAGTTGCTGACCGCCTTGCGCGAGGACGGCGACACGATGACCTTCGGGACTGCCGGAGTGGGTTCGGTCTCCGATCTGTGCGGCATGCTTCTGTCGAACGCGCTCGACACCGAGATGGTCGTCGTCCCCTACCCCGGCACCGGCCCGGCGATGACCGACCTTCTCGGCGGCCAGATCGACCTGATGTGCGACCAGACGACCAACACGGCGGGCAACATCGAGACGGGCGCGATCAAGGGCTTTGCCGTCACGACCCGCGAGCGGGTGCCGCTCTTCCCTGATCTGCCGACGGTGGCCGAAAGCGGCATCGACAATTTCGAGATCACGGCCTGGCATGCTTTGTGGGCACCGAAGGGTACGCCCGAGGACGTGCGGCAGAAACTGTCGGAAGCGTTGGTGACGGCGCTGCACGATGAGACGGTGATCGATCGTTTCGCGCAGCTCGGCACCGTGCCGGTCGCAGACGGTCAGGCGACGCCCGACGCTCTCGACACGCTGTTCCGCTCGGAGGTCGAGCGCTGGACGCAGCTTATCGGACAGTTCACCGCGCCGACGGCCCAGTGA
- a CDS encoding urease accessory protein UreF produces the protein MSTGHPIPTPDTRTPTPGLATLLTWFSPAFPLGAFAYSHGLEAAVAQGGVRDGASTRGWIETLLEAGSFWNDLVLLAQGLRLAGEGDEAGLAELSDLAIALAGSAERRLEAEALGTAFTAAVRPWAGEITPGAYPVAVARAAHASGAARDDVLLAFAHGQAANLVSAAVRLVPLGQSEAVQVLHELEPSIRDAAQRTAVSELDDLGSHALLSEIAAMRHETLTTRLFRS, from the coding sequence ATGAGCACGGGGCACCCCATTCCCACGCCTGACACGCGCACGCCGACGCCCGGTCTGGCGACGCTGCTCACATGGTTCTCGCCGGCCTTTCCGCTTGGCGCCTTCGCCTATTCTCATGGGCTCGAGGCGGCGGTGGCGCAGGGGGGCGTTCGTGATGGCGCCTCGACGCGCGGCTGGATTGAAACGCTTCTCGAAGCGGGCAGCTTCTGGAACGACCTCGTGCTGCTCGCACAAGGTCTGCGCCTCGCCGGAGAGGGCGACGAGGCCGGTCTGGCCGAGTTGTCTGACCTCGCGATCGCGCTCGCCGGCTCGGCCGAGCGGCGCTTGGAAGCCGAAGCGCTCGGCACGGCCTTCACGGCGGCCGTGCGGCCCTGGGCGGGTGAGATCACCCCCGGTGCCTATCCGGTCGCTGTCGCGCGCGCGGCTCACGCATCGGGCGCGGCGAGGGACGACGTCCTCCTTGCCTTCGCGCACGGGCAGGCTGCCAATCTGGTCTCGGCCGCCGTGCGCCTCGTGCCGCTCGGCCAGAGCGAGGCCGTTCAAGTTCTGCACGAACTGGAACCCTCGATCCGGGACGCGGCGCAGCGCACGGCCGTGAGCGAACTTGACGATCTCGGCTCGCACGCGCTTCTCTCGGAGATTGCCGCTATGCGGCACGAAACCCTGACGACGAGGCTCTTTCGATCATGA
- a CDS encoding MliC family protein: MKKLLPACIALGLSCAPALGLTLELPGEGERTSMRYECSDSVERPVEYVNVGENRLALVTIDGEPRLFVNVISGSGARYVAGTLEWWSKGAEATFTDAFEEDGAQPVTCQEVEGRE; the protein is encoded by the coding sequence ATGAAAAAGCTTCTCCCCGCCTGCATCGCCCTCGGCCTCTCCTGCGCACCGGCCCTTGGGCTGACGTTGGAACTGCCCGGCGAGGGCGAGCGCACCTCAATGCGGTATGAGTGTTCGGACAGCGTCGAGCGGCCCGTCGAGTACGTCAATGTGGGCGAGAACCGGTTGGCGCTGGTGACGATCGACGGCGAGCCGCGTCTCTTCGTCAACGTCATCTCGGGCTCGGGCGCGCGCTATGTGGCGGGCACGCTCGAATGGTGGTCGAAGGGGGCCGAGGCGACCTTCACGGATGCCTTCGAAGAAGACGGCGCGCAGCCGGTGACATGTCAGGAAGTGGAAGGCCGGGAATGA
- a CDS encoding DUF29 domain-containing protein codes for MAEALKQPPSDLYERDFYAWTQDQAAKLRARAHNSVDWENAAEEIESLGRSERGEIRSRLLVTLVHLLKWRFQPAHRSASWKATLAEQRSRLADVLEESPSLRSFPETALEREYRTARLKASGETDLPEDVFPAECPFMIDEILDPDFYPDAA; via the coding sequence ATGGCCGAAGCTCTCAAACAGCCGCCCTCCGATCTGTACGAGCGCGATTTCTACGCCTGGACGCAGGATCAGGCGGCAAAGCTGCGCGCGCGTGCTCACAATTCGGTCGATTGGGAAAATGCAGCGGAGGAGATCGAGAGTTTGGGCCGGAGCGAGCGTGGCGAGATTCGAAGCCGGCTTCTGGTAACACTGGTGCATCTGCTGAAATGGCGCTTCCAACCGGCGCACAGGTCGGCGAGCTGGAAGGCGACGCTCGCGGAGCAACGATCAAGACTCGCAGATGTTTTGGAAGAGAGCCCGAGTCTTCGAAGCTTCCCCGAAACGGCGCTCGAACGGGAGTACCGAACGGCGCGCCTCAAGGCCTCGGGCGAAACGGACCTTCCCGAGGACGTCTTTCCGGCCGAATGTCCGTTCATGATCGACGAGATCCTCGATCCCGACTTCTATCCGGATGCTGCATGA
- a CDS encoding amino acid kinase, which translates to MDGILIVKFGGSSVSPPDLVRWVRALEESDRPLVLVPGGGPFADTVRQYQSQVGFDDDAAHHMAILAMEQFGRALVSLGDKLLPCATEEAISSALAEGRIPVWMPTKLVLRACEIGRDWSTTSDSLAAWLAGRFPGATLCLIKPIDLPEGRDIAAISAAGVVDSSFEHLLHPATRVHFAGPADLALAGKRLAAGIVPGREVATGHGDELIGEAAQ; encoded by the coding sequence ATGGACGGTATCCTCATCGTCAAGTTCGGCGGAAGCTCGGTCTCGCCGCCCGACCTCGTTCGCTGGGTGCGTGCCCTGGAGGAGAGCGATCGCCCGTTGGTGCTCGTGCCGGGAGGCGGCCCATTCGCCGATACCGTGCGCCAGTATCAGAGCCAGGTCGGCTTCGACGACGACGCGGCCCACCACATGGCGATCCTTGCGATGGAGCAGTTCGGACGGGCGCTCGTCAGCCTCGGCGATAAGCTGCTGCCCTGCGCGACTGAGGAAGCGATTTCCTCCGCGTTAGCTGAAGGCCGTATTCCCGTCTGGATGCCGACGAAGCTCGTCCTGCGGGCGTGCGAGATCGGTCGCGACTGGTCGACGACGTCCGACAGTCTCGCCGCGTGGCTCGCCGGGCGCTTTCCCGGCGCGACGCTTTGCCTGATCAAGCCGATCGACCTCCCCGAGGGTCGAGACATCGCCGCGATCTCTGCGGCGGGCGTGGTCGATTCGTCCTTCGAGCATCTCCTGCATCCCGCAACGCGTGTTCACTTCGCGGGCCCGGCTGATCTCGCGCTCGCCGGCAAGCGGCTGGCGGCCGGCATCGTGCCCGGCCGCGAGGTTGCGACCGGACACGGCGACGAGCTGATCGGCGAGGCCGCGCAATAA
- a CDS encoding urease subunit beta, with translation MIPGEVLPAAGEIELNVGAASLEIEVANTGDRPVQVGSHYHFAETNAALSFDRAAARGMRLDIAAGTAVRFEPGQRRSVTLVPIGGERRVFGFNGKVMGAL, from the coding sequence GTGATCCCCGGCGAAGTCCTGCCGGCGGCAGGCGAAATCGAGCTGAATGTCGGGGCCGCGTCCCTCGAGATCGAAGTGGCAAACACCGGGGATCGCCCGGTTCAGGTCGGCTCACATTATCACTTTGCCGAGACGAATGCGGCGCTGTCGTTCGACCGCGCCGCCGCGCGGGGAATGCGGCTCGATATCGCGGCCGGAACCGCGGTGCGGTTCGAGCCCGGCCAGAGACGTTCGGTCACGCTGGTACCGATCGGCGGCGAGCGCCGGGTTTTCGGCTTCAACGGGAAGGTGATGGGAGCGCTTTGA
- a CDS encoding LysR family transcriptional regulator, whose translation MDVRQLRCVVTVAEELHFGRAARRLDILPSALGRLVRLLEDELGVPLFERTTRTVSLTPEGQEFAAEARHILDNLESLAGRFRREGRVSHRPVRLGAIDSAAAGLVPELLAELRSTRPSTTVILTEDKSIRLLPKLLSGSLDLAIVRPGAAPNPRLTSMHLLYETPVVAIHGDHPLAGKERLTVTDIAELPMIVPERRSRPHSHDLTIKLFEEAGLVPTIAQIAEEKQTILNMVAAGIGAAIVPRWSSRLVQSGVAFRKLSDISDTQSRRLPLALVWQKNVRDGDRDRLADVLQTLVGRLAA comes from the coding sequence ATGGACGTCCGCCAGCTCCGATGTGTCGTCACCGTCGCCGAGGAACTTCACTTCGGGCGGGCTGCGCGGCGTCTCGACATTCTGCCGTCAGCGCTCGGGAGGCTGGTGCGCTTGCTCGAGGACGAGCTTGGCGTGCCGCTGTTCGAGCGCACGACCAGAACCGTTTCATTGACGCCGGAAGGACAGGAGTTCGCGGCTGAGGCCCGGCACATTCTCGACAACCTCGAATCCCTCGCCGGGCGGTTTCGACGCGAGGGCAGGGTCTCGCATCGTCCCGTCCGGCTGGGCGCCATCGACAGCGCCGCTGCGGGGCTCGTTCCCGAGCTGCTTGCCGAATTGCGCTCGACGCGGCCGTCGACGACCGTGATCCTGACCGAGGACAAATCGATCCGGCTGCTTCCCAAACTCCTGTCGGGAAGTCTGGACTTGGCGATCGTCCGCCCGGGTGCGGCGCCGAACCCTCGGCTGACATCGATGCATCTCCTGTACGAGACGCCTGTCGTGGCGATTCACGGCGATCATCCGCTGGCGGGCAAGGAGCGCTTGACGGTGACCGACATCGCGGAGTTGCCCATGATCGTGCCTGAACGCCGTTCGCGCCCGCACAGTCACGATCTGACGATCAAGCTGTTCGAGGAGGCGGGGCTCGTGCCGACGATCGCGCAGATCGCGGAAGAGAAGCAGACGATCCTCAACATGGTGGCGGCCGGGATCGGAGCCGCCATCGTACCGCGGTGGTCGTCGCGCCTTGTGCAGTCCGGCGTCGCTTTCCGCAAACTGTCGGACATCTCGGACACGCAATCGCGTCGCCTGCCGCTCGCCCTCGTCTGGCAGAAGAACGTGCGCGATGGGGATCGGGATCGGCTGGCGGATGTCCTTCAGACCCTGGTCGGTCGCCTCGCCGCGTAA